A stretch of the Kushneria konosiri genome encodes the following:
- a CDS encoding metal ABC transporter permease, giving the protein MLDDFMVRAALAGTGVALAAAPLGCFVVWRRMAYFGDATAHAAMLGVALSLVLSVSLLASVLVVALIMALLVSLLSDRGYTMDTLLGVMAHAALAFGLVAVSLVQVARLDLMSYLIGDILAVGRRDLVLIWGGALLVVLIIALRWSGLLISTLNPDLARASGVDPRREQLLLTLSLAVVVAVALKVVGVLLIAAFLIIPAAAARPFSRTPEGMAVLAAAVAIISANGGLAIAWHFDTPAGPSMVSLAALCFVLMTLAGLMHRRLGERHIRTT; this is encoded by the coding sequence ATGCTGGATGATTTCATGGTGCGCGCCGCGCTTGCCGGCACCGGCGTGGCGCTGGCCGCGGCGCCACTGGGTTGTTTTGTGGTGTGGCGGCGCATGGCCTATTTCGGTGATGCCACCGCCCATGCCGCGATGCTGGGCGTGGCGCTGTCACTGGTACTGTCGGTCTCGCTGTTGGCCAGCGTGCTGGTAGTGGCGCTGATCATGGCGCTTCTGGTGTCTCTGCTCAGTGACCGCGGCTACACCATGGATACGCTTTTGGGGGTGATGGCGCACGCCGCGCTGGCCTTCGGGCTGGTGGCGGTGTCGCTGGTGCAGGTGGCCCGGCTGGATCTGATGAGTTATCTGATCGGTGACATTCTCGCCGTTGGCCGCCGGGATCTGGTCCTGATCTGGGGCGGCGCGCTTCTGGTGGTGCTGATCATCGCCCTGCGCTGGTCGGGGCTTTTGATCTCGACGCTCAATCCGGATCTGGCCCGTGCCAGTGGCGTTGACCCGCGGCGCGAGCAGCTATTGCTGACCCTGTCGCTGGCCGTGGTCGTGGCAGTAGCGCTCAAGGTGGTTGGCGTGTTGTTGATTGCGGCATTTCTGATCATTCCGGCCGCTGCCGCGAGACCCTTCAGCCGAACGCCGGAAGGCATGGCGGTGCTGGCCGCCGCGGTGGCCATTATCTCCGCCAATGGTGGGCTGGCCATCGCCTGGCATTTCGATACGCCGGCCGGGCCGTCCATGGTCAGCCTGGCCGCCCTCTGTTTTGTGCTCATGACGCTGGCGGGGCTGATGCATCGCCGCCTCGGCGAGCGCCACATTCGAACCACCTGA
- a CDS encoding metal ABC transporter ATP-binding protein produces MSLLTLDAIGVVRNGNVILDDVSLELSRGEIVTIVGPNGSGKSTLLRLIIGALAPSCGRLVRDNHLSIGYVPQRLQIDPTLPMTVGRFMALPNRHRQSDIEAALTSADASDLIKRQLSALSGGQLQKVLLARALLERPSLLVLDEANQGLDHRATAEFYRHIDRVRTELGCAVLMVSHELHVVMKASDRVICLNTTVCCQGHPEHVAASPEWQSLFGIEARDAVAFYCHRESGHAEPDHNASEQGVQRHAEPEQNARQTLREKRACRHAG; encoded by the coding sequence ATGTCCCTTTTGACGCTTGATGCCATCGGTGTGGTCAGAAACGGTAACGTCATTCTTGATGACGTCAGCCTTGAGCTCTCCAGAGGTGAAATCGTGACCATCGTCGGGCCCAACGGCTCGGGCAAATCCACCCTGCTGCGGTTGATCATTGGCGCGCTGGCGCCCTCCTGTGGCCGGCTTGTTCGAGACAATCATTTGAGCATCGGCTACGTGCCGCAGCGGCTTCAGATCGACCCGACCCTGCCCATGACGGTCGGCCGCTTCATGGCACTGCCGAATCGCCACCGTCAAAGCGATATCGAGGCGGCGCTGACCAGCGCCGACGCCAGTGATCTCATCAAACGACAGCTCTCGGCGCTGTCGGGCGGTCAGCTGCAGAAGGTGCTGCTGGCCCGGGCGCTGCTGGAGCGCCCGAGTCTGCTGGTGCTTGATGAGGCCAATCAGGGGCTGGATCACCGCGCCACGGCAGAGTTCTATCGACACATTGATCGGGTGCGCACCGAGCTGGGTTGCGCCGTGCTGATGGTCAGTCACGAGCTGCATGTCGTCATGAAGGCCTCGGACCGTGTGATCTGTCTCAACACCACCGTCTGCTGTCAGGGCCACCCCGAGCACGTGGCCGCCTCGCCCGAGTGGCAGTCGCTGTTTGGTATCGAGGCGCGCGATGCGGTGGCGTTTTACTGTCACCGCGAATCCGGTCATGCCGAGCCGGACCACAACGCGTCAGAGCAGGGCGTGCAGCGTCATGCCGAGCCGGAGCAGAACGCCCGGCAAACCCTGCGGGAAAAGAGGGCCTGTCGCCATGCTGGATGA
- a CDS encoding zinc ABC transporter substrate-binding protein — protein sequence MKYSCRWLLPLMLTPSLALADVPRVAVDIAPVQSLAAQVMGDLGTPEMVMPPGASPHGYSMRPSEASTLDNADVVFWVGPPLTPWLADAIKTLSDDADAVALLDAPGTTRLDYREGATFEAHNHDHGHGHEHEHDDGHDHEHAHDGGHDHEHAHDGGHDHGHTGLNPHAWLDPDNARVWLKVMADTLARTDPEHADIYHDNARNAQKRIDQLVSTTEKRLADDHNTRFIVFHDAYQYFEERFDVHAAGAISIGDASSPGPARIRELQEKVTSLNVQCIFSEPQFNPRMIESIFGNMPVNTSIVLDPLGAGMAPGPGLYDALITHIANSIDECAESSTQKAG from the coding sequence ATGAAATACTCCTGCCGCTGGCTGCTGCCGTTAATGTTGACCCCGTCACTGGCGCTGGCCGATGTGCCTCGCGTGGCGGTGGATATCGCCCCCGTCCAGTCACTGGCCGCCCAGGTCATGGGTGATCTGGGGACTCCAGAGATGGTGATGCCGCCCGGTGCCTCTCCACACGGCTATTCGATGCGCCCATCGGAAGCCTCGACGCTGGATAATGCCGACGTGGTGTTCTGGGTCGGGCCACCCCTGACGCCGTGGCTGGCCGATGCCATCAAAACACTATCCGACGATGCCGATGCGGTCGCGCTGCTCGATGCCCCCGGTACGACCCGCCTCGACTACCGCGAAGGCGCCACGTTCGAGGCCCACAACCATGATCACGGCCATGGACACGAGCACGAACATGACGACGGCCACGATCATGAGCATGCCCACGACGGCGGCCACGATCACGAGCATGCCCACGACGGCGGCCACGACCATGGTCACACTGGCCTGAACCCGCATGCCTGGCTTGACCCTGACAACGCACGGGTCTGGTTGAAAGTCATGGCAGACACGCTGGCCAGGACTGACCCCGAGCACGCCGACATCTATCATGACAACGCTCGTAACGCTCAAAAGCGCATTGATCAACTGGTCTCGACCACCGAAAAGCGCCTGGCCGATGACCACAACACGCGCTTTATTGTCTTCCACGACGCCTATCAGTATTTCGAGGAGCGCTTTGATGTCCACGCCGCCGGTGCCATCTCGATCGGCGATGCCTCAAGCCCGGGGCCAGCGCGGATACGTGAACTGCAGGAAAAGGTAACGTCGCTGAACGTGCAGTGCATCTTTTCCGAACCGCAGTTCAACCCGCGCATGATCGAGAGCATTTTCGGCAACATGCCCGTCAACACCTCGATCGTGCTGGACCCGCTGGGCGCCGGCATGGCCCCCGGTCCCGGGCTTTATGACGCACTCATTACCCATATCGCTAACAGCATCGATGAGTGTGCCGAGAGCAGCACTCAAAAGGCAGGCTAG